In Bacillus kexueae, the following proteins share a genomic window:
- the glgB gene encoding 1,4-alpha-glucan branching enzyme: MSIAIPTDFEIHLFHEGNLFKSHELFGAHSKKVNGVEGIQFCVWAPHATSVRVVGDFNNWDGSNHEMQKLNDQGVWILFTPDVKEGDIYKYEIVTRTGDIRLKADPYAFYSEVRPNTASIVYDLSGYNWDDKKWKQKKKRRTVYEKPLFIYELHLGTWKKKEDGSLFSYREMAEEIIPYVLEHGFTHIELLPVIEHPYDRSWGYQGTGYFSATSRYGTPHDLMYFINQCHQNDIGVILDWVPGHFCKDAHGLYMFDGEPTYEYLHEQDRENQVWGTANFDLGKPEVQSFLISNALFWIEHFHIDGFRVDAVANMLYWPNRDELQPNELALSFLRKLNEAVFNADPSILMIAEDSTDWPMVTGPTYDGGLGFNYKWNMGWMNDILEYMEADPIHRKYLHEKVTFSLIYAFSENFILPFSHDEVVHGKKSLLNKMPGDYWQKFAQLRLLYGYLVTHPGKKLLFMGGEFGQYDEWKDLEQLDWILDGYEMHDKMRDYFKELVAIYKKSRPLFEIDHHYDGFEWIDADNRDQSIFSFIRKGKKPNEFVVVVCNFTPVVYHDYKIGVPVDTRYVEILNSDDEAFGGSGQVNKKSIQAMEGSYHGRPYHIEMTIPPFGISILRAVKKRGEKQKNGKKTVRSNASRRGKRIKA; this comes from the coding sequence ATGAGTATAGCAATCCCAACAGACTTTGAAATTCATCTTTTTCACGAGGGGAATTTATTTAAAAGCCATGAATTATTCGGGGCTCATTCGAAAAAGGTGAATGGTGTAGAAGGCATTCAGTTTTGCGTATGGGCTCCTCATGCTACGTCTGTTCGAGTTGTAGGTGATTTTAATAACTGGGATGGGTCAAACCATGAAATGCAAAAACTGAATGATCAAGGTGTTTGGATATTATTTACTCCTGATGTTAAGGAGGGAGATATATATAAATACGAAATAGTTACAAGAACAGGGGACATTCGATTAAAAGCAGACCCGTATGCATTTTATTCTGAAGTTCGTCCAAATACAGCATCTATCGTATATGATCTTTCAGGATATAACTGGGATGATAAAAAATGGAAACAAAAGAAAAAAAGAAGAACGGTCTATGAAAAGCCGTTGTTTATTTATGAACTTCATTTAGGAACGTGGAAGAAGAAAGAAGACGGGAGTTTGTTTTCATATCGTGAAATGGCGGAAGAAATCATTCCATATGTGCTTGAACACGGTTTTACACATATTGAACTTCTTCCGGTTATTGAACATCCTTACGATCGTTCTTGGGGGTATCAAGGAACAGGGTATTTCTCAGCAACGAGTCGTTATGGCACACCACATGATTTGATGTATTTTATCAATCAATGTCATCAAAATGATATAGGCGTCATCCTCGATTGGGTACCTGGGCATTTTTGTAAGGACGCTCACGGACTATATATGTTTGACGGGGAGCCTACATATGAATATTTGCACGAACAAGATCGTGAAAATCAAGTATGGGGTACGGCTAATTTTGATTTAGGAAAGCCAGAAGTTCAAAGTTTTCTAATTTCAAACGCTCTATTTTGGATTGAGCATTTTCATATAGATGGATTTCGAGTTGATGCCGTTGCAAACATGCTATATTGGCCAAATCGTGATGAACTACAGCCAAATGAACTAGCACTTTCATTTTTACGCAAGTTGAATGAAGCCGTCTTTAACGCAGATCCTTCTATATTAATGATTGCTGAAGATTCCACCGATTGGCCAATGGTAACGGGTCCAACATATGACGGTGGGCTAGGCTTTAATTATAAATGGAATATGGGCTGGATGAATGACATCTTGGAATATATGGAGGCAGACCCGATTCATCGAAAGTATTTGCATGAAAAGGTTACTTTTTCGTTGATTTATGCTTTTTCAGAGAACTTCATACTTCCGTTTTCACATGATGAAGTTGTTCACGGTAAAAAGTCACTATTAAATAAGATGCCGGGAGATTATTGGCAAAAGTTTGCTCAACTACGCTTACTCTATGGATATTTGGTGACACACCCAGGGAAAAAATTGTTGTTTATGGGCGGAGAGTTTGGTCAATATGATGAATGGAAGGACCTAGAGCAATTAGATTGGATACTAGATGGATATGAAATGCATGACAAAATGCGTGATTACTTCAAAGAACTAGTAGCGATCTATAAAAAGTCACGTCCACTTTTTGAAATTGATCATCACTATGATGGATTCGAGTGGATTGATGCAGATAATCGAGATCAAAGTATTTTCTCATTTATTCGAAAAGGCAAAAAACCAAATGAATTTGTTGTTGTCGTTTGTAATTTTACACCAGTCGTTTATCACGATTACAAGATTGGAGTACCGGTAGATACGAGATACGTTGAAATTTTAAATAGTGATGACGAGGCGTTTGGCGGCTCGGGTCAGGTAAATAAAAAATCAATACAAGCAATGGAAGGAAGTTATCATGGGAGACCGTACCATATTGAAATGACGATACCACCTTTTGGTATTTCAATTTTACGAGCGGTTAAAAAGAGGGGAGAGAAACAAAAAAATGGTAAGAAAACAGTGCGTAGCAATGCTTCTCGCAGGGGGAAAAGGATCAAGGCTTAG
- a CDS encoding glucose-1-phosphate adenylyltransferase: MVRKQCVAMLLAGGKGSRLSSLTKNLAKPAVPYGGKYRIIDFTLSNCTNSGIDTVGVLTQYQPLVLNSYIGIGSAWDLDRKNGGVTVLPPYSESSEVRWYKGTASAIYENLNYLKQYEPEYVLILSGDHIYKMDYSKMLDYHIEKEADVSISVIEVPWEEASRFGIMNTNEKMEIVEFDEKPAVPKNNLASMGIYIFKWSILKEFLEMDARNQYSSHDFGKDIIPLLIEENKKLVAYPFQGYWKDVGTVKSLWEANMDLLKENPKLDLFDYDWRIYSVNPNHPPQYIHESADVVESLVTEGCVVYGNVDHSVLFQGVTVGPNSTIKNSVVMPDATIGKNVVIENAIVPTGLHIPDGMIIRPDKNLEEIILVTEELVEETVTSANK; encoded by the coding sequence ATGGTAAGAAAACAGTGCGTAGCAATGCTTCTCGCAGGGGGAAAAGGATCAAGGCTTAGTTCATTAACAAAAAATTTAGCAAAACCGGCAGTTCCATACGGGGGGAAGTATAGAATTATCGACTTTACTTTAAGTAATTGCACAAATTCAGGTATAGATACTGTGGGTGTGTTAACTCAATATCAGCCTTTAGTATTAAATTCATACATTGGTATTGGAAGTGCATGGGATTTAGATAGAAAAAATGGAGGGGTTACGGTATTACCACCATATTCCGAGTCTTCCGAAGTGAGATGGTACAAGGGAACAGCTAGTGCAATCTATGAAAATTTAAATTACTTGAAACAATATGAGCCAGAGTATGTATTAATCCTATCAGGGGATCACATTTATAAAATGGATTATTCCAAAATGCTAGATTATCATATCGAAAAGGAAGCTGACGTATCCATTTCAGTGATCGAGGTGCCGTGGGAAGAAGCTAGTCGTTTCGGCATTATGAATACGAATGAAAAAATGGAAATAGTCGAATTTGACGAAAAGCCAGCTGTACCTAAGAACAACTTAGCCTCAATGGGAATCTATATCTTTAAATGGTCTATTTTAAAAGAGTTTTTAGAAATGGATGCTCGCAATCAATATTCAAGCCATGATTTTGGGAAAGACATTATCCCACTTCTAATAGAAGAGAATAAAAAATTAGTCGCTTATCCATTCCAAGGGTATTGGAAGGATGTGGGCACGGTGAAAAGTTTGTGGGAAGCAAATATGGATTTACTTAAGGAGAATCCGAAGTTAGATTTGTTCGACTATGATTGGCGCATATATTCTGTTAACCCAAATCATCCACCACAATATATTCATGAGAGCGCAGATGTCGTTGAATCGCTTGTCACCGAAGGATGTGTTGTATATGGGAATGTTGATCATTCCGTGCTTTTCCAAGGTGTTACAGTTGGTCCGAATTCAACGATTAAAAATTCAGTTGTAATGCCAGATGCAACTATTGGTAAAAACGTTGTAATAGAGAACGCAATTGTTCCAACTGGTCTTCATATTCCGGATGGAATGATTATTCGTCCTGATAAAAACTTAGAAGAAATCATTCTTGTAACAGAAGAATTGGTAGAGGAAACGGTTACTTCCGCAAATAAATAA
- a CDS encoding sugar phosphate nucleotidyltransferase, giving the protein MLGIIDATTYKEEIKDITLGRSMAAIPFAGRYRLIDFVLSNMVNSGIESVAIFPKYQYRSLMDHLGSGKQWDLNRKRDGLFFFPSPHLHDEYDEFGSFRQFSDHIDYFLRSRQKYAVITNSYTVANIDFQKVLDYHIEMNCDITEVCQSGKSLQIYVLKTELLMDLMNNSTNSSLRTLHDVVNAPEQFTICQYEHKEYAAVIDSIEKYFKHSLEMLKPEIFNALFLKERPILTKVKDEPPTRYGKNSKVNRAFIANGCIIEGHVENSIIFRGVHIGKGTVVKNSIIMQKTQVGEGCRIENAILDKDAKIGSNIQLLGEANYPNVIHKGTVQGALMNS; this is encoded by the coding sequence ATGCTAGGAATTATAGATGCAACGACGTATAAAGAGGAGATTAAAGATATTACTTTAGGTAGGTCAATGGCAGCTATTCCGTTTGCGGGTAGATATCGTCTAATTGATTTTGTACTTTCTAACATGGTGAATTCAGGAATTGAAAGTGTAGCTATTTTCCCGAAATACCAGTATCGTTCTTTAATGGACCATTTAGGATCAGGGAAACAGTGGGATTTAAATAGAAAGCGAGATGGGTTATTTTTCTTTCCTTCTCCACATTTGCATGATGAATATGATGAATTTGGGTCGTTTCGACAGTTTTCAGACCATATAGATTATTTTCTAAGAAGTCGTCAAAAATATGCTGTCATCACGAACAGCTATACAGTAGCAAATATTGATTTTCAAAAAGTACTGGATTATCACATTGAAATGAATTGTGATATTACAGAAGTGTGTCAAAGTGGAAAGTCGCTGCAAATCTATGTATTGAAAACGGAATTGTTAATGGACTTAATGAATAATTCTACTAATTCTTCCCTTCGAACATTACATGATGTTGTTAATGCTCCGGAACAATTTACAATTTGTCAATATGAACATAAAGAATATGCAGCGGTTATTGATTCAATAGAAAAATATTTTAAACATAGTCTAGAAATGCTCAAGCCTGAGATTTTTAATGCGTTGTTTTTAAAGGAACGCCCAATTTTGACAAAGGTAAAGGATGAACCACCTACTCGATACGGCAAAAATTCAAAAGTGAATCGAGCGTTTATTGCGAACGGCTGTATTATTGAAGGGCATGTTGAAAATAGCATTATTTTCAGAGGTGTCCATATTGGAAAAGGAACTGTCGTGAAAAATAGTATAATCATGCAAAAAACGCAAGTTGGAGAAGGATGTAGAATTGAAAATGCAATTTTAGATAAAGATGCAAAGATTGGTTCAAACATTCAGTTGCTAGGGGAAGCAAATTATCCAAATGTCATCCATAAAGGAACTGTACAAGGAGCGTTGATGAATTCGTGA
- the glgA gene encoding glycogen synthase GlgA, whose product MKVLFAVSECVPFVKTGGLADVAGALPKELKRLGTDVRVMMPKYGLIPQRIREKMVKIAECTIQLGWRSQYCGIETYELDDVTFYFIDNEYYFKRDTLYGHYDDGERFSFFSRAVLESLKVIDFQPDIVHSHDWHAGMVNYLLKQEYANDPFYAQMKTVFTIHNLQFQGIFPRSVMHDLLDLGDQHFAIERLEFYGNISFMKGGIVSSDKITTVSPTYKEEIQTPYFGEKLDGLLRFRSDALVGILNGIDDDVYNPGKDEAIQKEYNETSIHLKVHNKLALQEKFGLPLSDETPLIAMVTRLTKQKGLDLVKRVLHEVLDKDVQFIVLGTGEEEFENYFRHMEWRYPNKCKAYIGFDEGLAHQIYAGADMFLMPSKFEPCGLGQLIALRYGALPIVRETGGLNDTVHSYREDTGEGNGFTFKNFNAHDMLHTIYRAIYYYQQPSVWHKLVQRAMSQDYSWAQSAFKYNQLYADLMSRSGKSHVL is encoded by the coding sequence GTGAAAGTATTATTTGCAGTCTCAGAATGTGTACCATTTGTGAAAACAGGTGGATTAGCAGACGTTGCGGGAGCTCTACCAAAGGAATTAAAGCGTTTGGGAACGGATGTCCGTGTCATGATGCCGAAGTATGGATTAATTCCGCAAAGAATTCGCGAGAAGATGGTCAAAATTGCGGAATGTACTATTCAACTTGGGTGGAGAAGTCAGTATTGTGGAATTGAAACTTATGAATTAGACGATGTCACTTTTTATTTTATTGATAACGAATATTATTTTAAAAGAGATACTCTCTACGGGCATTATGATGATGGAGAGCGCTTTTCGTTCTTTAGTCGTGCGGTATTAGAATCATTGAAGGTTATCGATTTTCAACCAGATATTGTCCATTCCCATGATTGGCACGCTGGAATGGTGAACTATTTACTTAAACAAGAGTATGCAAACGATCCGTTTTACGCTCAAATGAAGACCGTTTTTACTATTCATAATTTACAATTTCAAGGAATCTTTCCGCGAAGTGTTATGCATGATTTACTAGATTTAGGCGATCAGCATTTTGCTATTGAACGATTGGAGTTTTACGGAAATATTAGCTTTATGAAGGGCGGTATCGTGTCTTCAGATAAAATTACGACTGTTAGTCCAACGTATAAAGAGGAAATTCAGACTCCTTATTTCGGTGAAAAGCTGGATGGACTATTACGATTCCGCTCAGATGCCTTAGTCGGTATATTAAATGGAATTGACGATGATGTATATAATCCGGGGAAAGATGAAGCGATTCAAAAGGAGTATAATGAGACGTCCATTCATCTTAAGGTTCATAATAAGCTGGCGCTTCAAGAAAAATTCGGTCTTCCGCTTTCGGATGAAACGCCATTAATTGCAATGGTTACAAGGCTAACGAAGCAAAAAGGACTAGATCTTGTTAAGCGTGTCTTACATGAAGTACTGGACAAAGATGTACAATTTATTGTGTTAGGAACCGGAGAAGAAGAATTTGAAAATTACTTCCGTCATATGGAATGGCGCTATCCTAACAAATGTAAAGCCTACATTGGCTTTGACGAGGGATTAGCTCATCAAATATATGCAGGAGCTGATATGTTTCTAATGCCTTCGAAATTTGAGCCGTGTGGATTAGGACAGTTAATTGCTCTTCGATATGGGGCTCTCCCAATTGTACGAGAAACAGGAGGACTCAATGATACTGTCCATTCATATCGCGAAGATACTGGAGAAGGGAACGGATTTACGTTTAAAAACTTTAATGCTCACGATATGTTGCATACAATCTATCGAGCTATCTATTATTATCAACAACCTTCAGTTTGGCATAAACTTGTTCAGCGTGCCATGAGTCAAGACTATAGTTGGGCACAGTCTGCCTTTAAATACAATCAGCTTTATGCTGATTTAATGTCTAGGAGTGGAAAAAGTCATGTTCTCTAA
- a CDS encoding glycogen/starch/alpha-glucan phosphorylase, which yields MFSNEQVFKEAFIRRLEMACGKDVGETTAREQYYTLGNMVREYISQKWIHTNEHYRAHDEKQVYYFSIEFLLGKLLGQNLLNLGIRECVEKGLSQLGISLETLEQVEEDAGLGNGGLGRLAACFLDSLASLNLPGHGMGIRYKHGLFEQKIVDGYQVELPEQWLKHGNVWEVRKANEAVEVSFWGKVEVSKLDKQLTFRHVDAEKILAVPYDVPIPGFHTDTINTLRLWNAEPIPNYIHSDILTYKRDTEAVSEFLYPDDTHDEGKILRLKQQYFLVSAGLQSIIASYRKEHRNLKKFHEHVAIHINDTHPVLAIPELMRILLDVEGMSWEEAWEITTKTISYTNHTTLAEALEKWPIRIFKPLLPRIYMIVEEINERFCRKLWERFPGDWQRIEHMAIIAHDVVKMAHLAIVGSHSINGVAKIHSEILKIREMKSFYGVFPERFNNKTNGITHRRWLLKSNPQLTSLISDVIGQEWIHHPEKLIELKRHAYDPIVKDRFRKVKDDRKRLLADLIYKQNGLKIDCEAIFDVQVKRLHAYKRQLLNVLHIMHLYNRLKEDSTFTIHPRTFIFGAKASPGYYYAKKIIKLINSLADKVNNDPYVSKMIKVVFLENYRVSLAEMIFPAADVSEQISTASKEASGTGNMKFMMNGALTIGTLDGANIEMKEAVGDENIFIFGLKAEEVLNYYEHGGYRSTDYYHHNEELRKVIDQLVNGFFPDTAGEFEPIYDSLLAHNDQYFVLRDFESYRQAQGNVQDAYLKQSEWLEKALVNIAHSGYFSSDRTIREYAKEIWDISPIGVKP from the coding sequence ATGTTCTCTAACGAACAGGTTTTTAAAGAAGCGTTTATTCGACGATTAGAAATGGCTTGTGGAAAAGATGTAGGTGAAACAACAGCACGGGAGCAATATTACACGTTAGGGAATATGGTTCGCGAGTATATCTCACAAAAGTGGATTCATACAAATGAGCATTACCGTGCCCATGATGAAAAGCAAGTATATTATTTCTCCATTGAATTTTTGTTAGGAAAGTTATTAGGACAAAATTTGTTGAATTTAGGAATTAGAGAATGTGTAGAAAAAGGACTATCTCAATTAGGAATTTCACTCGAAACGCTTGAACAAGTGGAAGAGGATGCTGGATTAGGTAATGGCGGCTTAGGAAGACTAGCCGCCTGCTTCTTAGACTCGCTTGCCTCATTAAATCTCCCTGGTCACGGCATGGGAATCCGGTACAAACACGGATTGTTTGAACAGAAGATTGTTGATGGTTATCAAGTAGAACTTCCTGAACAATGGTTAAAACACGGAAATGTGTGGGAAGTACGTAAGGCGAATGAAGCGGTTGAAGTAAGCTTTTGGGGCAAAGTCGAAGTTTCCAAACTAGATAAACAATTAACATTTCGACATGTAGATGCAGAGAAAATTCTAGCTGTTCCTTATGACGTTCCTATACCTGGATTTCATACAGATACAATTAATACATTGAGACTTTGGAATGCAGAACCAATTCCTAATTACATTCATTCCGATATCCTCACATATAAGCGTGATACTGAAGCTGTATCAGAATTTTTATATCCAGATGACACACACGATGAAGGAAAAATATTGCGCTTAAAACAGCAATATTTTCTTGTGTCTGCTGGACTACAGAGCATAATAGCATCCTATCGTAAAGAACATCGTAACCTTAAAAAGTTTCATGAACATGTTGCTATTCATATCAATGATACACATCCTGTATTAGCCATCCCTGAATTAATGAGAATTCTCCTTGATGTGGAAGGAATGAGTTGGGAAGAAGCTTGGGAGATCACAACGAAAACGATTTCATATACGAACCATACTACGCTTGCAGAGGCGTTAGAGAAATGGCCAATACGAATTTTCAAACCTTTATTACCTCGGATTTATATGATTGTTGAGGAAATTAATGAACGTTTTTGTCGTAAGCTATGGGAACGATTCCCTGGCGATTGGCAAAGAATCGAGCATATGGCCATAATTGCACACGATGTTGTGAAAATGGCACATTTAGCAATCGTTGGTAGTCATAGTATTAATGGTGTAGCGAAAATTCACTCTGAAATATTGAAAATTCGTGAGATGAAATCGTTTTATGGCGTATTCCCTGAACGATTTAATAATAAAACGAATGGCATTACACATAGACGGTGGTTGCTTAAGTCAAATCCACAGTTAACCTCACTCATTTCAGATGTTATTGGACAAGAGTGGATACATCATCCAGAAAAACTAATAGAACTAAAACGACACGCTTACGATCCTATTGTCAAAGATCGTTTTAGAAAAGTGAAAGATGATCGCAAACGTTTATTAGCAGATTTAATCTATAAACAAAATGGCTTAAAGATTGATTGTGAAGCGATATTTGATGTTCAAGTAAAACGATTGCATGCTTATAAGCGACAATTATTAAATGTACTGCACATCATGCATCTGTATAATCGATTGAAAGAAGATTCAACGTTCACTATTCATCCTCGCACCTTTATTTTTGGAGCGAAAGCATCACCCGGCTATTATTATGCAAAGAAAATCATAAAGTTAATAAATTCACTCGCCGATAAAGTAAACAATGACCCATATGTTTCGAAAATGATTAAGGTTGTTTTCCTCGAAAATTATCGCGTGTCATTAGCGGAAATGATTTTCCCTGCTGCAGATGTGAGTGAACAAATTTCAACTGCTAGTAAGGAGGCCTCTGGTACAGGAAACATGAAGTTCATGATGAATGGGGCTTTAACAATCGGAACGCTTGATGGTGCGAATATTGAAATGAAAGAAGCGGTTGGGGATGAAAACATTTTTATTTTTGGTTTAAAAGCAGAAGAAGTGCTGAACTATTATGAACATGGTGGATACCGTTCGACAGATTACTATCATCATAACGAAGAGTTGCGTAAAGTAATTGATCAATTAGTCAACGGTTTCTTCCCAGATACAGCGGGAGAGTTTGAACCTATTTATGATTCACTTCTAGCTCATAATGATCAGTATTTTGTTTTGAGAGACTTTGAATCATATCGTCAAGCCCAAGGTAATGTGCAAGATGCTTATTTAAAACAATCTGAGTGGTTAGAAAAAGCATTAGTAAATATCGCTCATTCTGGTTACTTTTCTAGTGACCGTACCATTCGAGAATACGCAAAAGAAATATGGGATATTTCTCCAATTGGTGTGAAACCATAA
- a CDS encoding TraR/DksA C4-type zinc finger protein translates to MDKATLSTFQHELLQMKEDIERRFKQNEHFGLENGHPHETVGELSSYDNHPADEGTELFEREKDIALNEHLEFEYAEINAALDRIDNGTYGTCSVCGKEINLERLEALPTAYTCQNHSPKKIVTHSRPVEEEVLHPTLNQFNFDDQDVEAMDGEDFYQEVARYGTSETPQDFISPSDSYSETYNEADEPIGYVEEYENFVGTDIEGKNVQVYLTNEHKRYEQLLDDNETMTPFGDLPANEKEPYVSRKKGSNT, encoded by the coding sequence ATGGACAAAGCAACCCTTTCAACCTTCCAGCATGAACTACTGCAAATGAAAGAAGATATTGAAAGACGATTTAAACAAAATGAACATTTCGGATTGGAAAATGGTCATCCTCATGAAACGGTAGGGGAATTATCCAGTTATGATAATCACCCTGCTGATGAAGGGACCGAATTATTTGAGCGTGAAAAAGATATAGCGTTGAACGAACACTTAGAATTTGAGTATGCAGAAATAAATGCCGCTCTCGACCGAATTGACAATGGAACGTACGGTACATGTTCCGTTTGCGGGAAGGAAATAAATTTAGAACGATTAGAAGCTCTTCCTACAGCTTATACTTGTCAAAATCATTCGCCCAAAAAAATTGTTACACACAGTCGGCCTGTTGAGGAAGAAGTATTGCATCCGACTTTGAACCAGTTTAACTTCGATGATCAAGATGTTGAAGCAATGGATGGAGAAGATTTTTATCAAGAAGTCGCACGATATGGTACTTCTGAAACACCTCAAGACTTCATTTCTCCATCTGACTCATACAGTGAAACGTATAATGAAGCGGATGAACCGATTGGATATGTAGAAGAGTACGAAAACTTCGTTGGGACAGATATTGAAGGGAAAAATGTACAAGTTTATCTAACTAATGAGCATAAACGATACGAGCAGTTGCTAGATGATAATGAAACGATGACCCCTTTTGGTGATTTACCCGCAAATGAAAAGGAGCCATACGTTTCGAGAAAAAAGGGAAGTAATACGTAA
- a CDS encoding sodium-dependent transporter yields the protein MGHSNQEQFGSKIGFIFAAAGSAIGLGAIWKFPYVAGTSGGGAFLLLFLFFMIVLGYPLLLAEFVIGRRAGTDAVSAYKMISPYTNSHWIGKLGFITCFIILSYYSVIGGWIILYIFHTLLGNLSSLSFEQYNTFFVNVISNPFATLFAQALFMLMTIVVVARGIQGGIEKVSRWMMPALFILFMFIVVRSLFLENAMEGVRFIFYPDFSKLSTDAILFALGQAFFSLSIGMSIMVTYSSYVSKQQSLPKSAFSVVSLNVLIALLAGLAIFPGVFTFGLEPTAGPTLIFSVLPAVFQNMFGGTMLFLLFLILFLFAAFSSALSLLEMIVSIRTKGDVQKRQRTSWIFGIIIFIVGVPSCLSFSTLSDTLLLNRTFFDLADYVTSNIFIPLGGLLIALFVAFRFPKEALQEELFTGSKAKKSFFNIWFFLVKYVIPLGIIIVFLDAVGLINL from the coding sequence ATGGGTCATTCTAACCAAGAGCAATTCGGCTCAAAGATTGGCTTTATTTTTGCTGCAGCCGGGTCAGCCATTGGGCTTGGAGCCATTTGGAAGTTCCCTTATGTAGCTGGAACTAGTGGAGGGGGAGCGTTCTTATTATTATTTTTATTTTTTATGATTGTCTTAGGGTACCCCCTTTTGTTAGCCGAATTTGTAATTGGTAGACGGGCTGGAACCGATGCAGTTTCTGCCTATAAAATGATTTCTCCCTATACGAATAGTCACTGGATTGGGAAACTTGGCTTTATTACATGTTTTATCATCTTATCTTACTATAGCGTTATTGGCGGTTGGATTATTCTCTATATTTTCCATACACTTTTAGGAAATTTATCTAGCCTTTCCTTCGAGCAATATAATACTTTTTTCGTCAACGTGATCTCAAATCCGTTTGCCACTTTATTTGCCCAAGCCTTGTTTATGTTAATGACGATTGTTGTCGTTGCACGCGGTATACAAGGTGGTATCGAAAAAGTAAGTCGCTGGATGATGCCTGCATTATTTATTTTGTTTATGTTTATTGTCGTCCGGTCTTTATTTTTAGAAAATGCAATGGAAGGCGTCCGATTTATTTTCTATCCAGACTTCTCGAAGCTTTCGACTGACGCCATATTATTCGCATTAGGACAAGCATTCTTTTCATTAAGTATCGGAATGTCCATTATGGTAACTTACAGCTCATATGTCTCGAAACAGCAAAGTTTACCAAAGTCTGCTTTTTCTGTCGTTTCTTTGAATGTTTTAATTGCATTATTAGCTGGTCTAGCTATATTTCCAGGCGTATTTACCTTCGGCTTAGAGCCAACAGCAGGCCCTACGCTAATCTTTTCAGTCCTTCCTGCAGTTTTTCAAAACATGTTTGGTGGAACAATGTTGTTTTTATTATTCTTAATTTTATTTTTGTTCGCAGCCTTTTCTTCCGCTTTGTCTTTACTTGAAATGATCGTTTCAATTCGGACAAAGGGAGATGTACAGAAACGACAACGGACAAGCTGGATTTTTGGCATTATCATCTTTATCGTCGGAGTTCCTTCTTGTTTATCGTTTAGTACTTTAAGTGATACACTGTTGTTAAACCGTACATTTTTCGATTTAGCTGATTATGTAACAAGCAATATTTTCATCCCGCTTGGGGGATTATTAATTGCACTATTTGTAGCCTTCCGCTTTCCAAAAGAAGCGTTACAAGAAGAACTTTTTACTGGGTCAAAAGCGAAAAAGTCGTTTTTTAACATTTGGTTTTTCCTAGTCAAATATGTAATTCCATTAGGAATTATTATCGTATTCCTAGATGCTGTTGGTTTGATTAACCTTTAA